The Benincasa hispida cultivar B227 chromosome 9, ASM972705v1, whole genome shotgun sequence genome has a segment encoding these proteins:
- the LOC120086603 gene encoding protein TIFY 8-like, which produces MARQGAYSNAGYCSNGEKKSTSQVQQLGNAIFHDFLGIRTKDASVLLAAKTPDVSFSEASTPPSALASSSGGRGLHSAASDLASENQVGDYLEGVPFYSPRNDISGPENGNRIAGIKRSNPDSAFMGSYRTQIPHILQNGAGGDRPRYNDNEALYSMQPPRIAASSVTQHSLGTRFNPSISKWERPISSNMSSAPNSPLGSQFVPRVHQVASNFSREFNVAPSSISQSAADEGSRTGMKSPGVLNNFNARHDGRRSSQMLLGCDKQKTNTEGLAYKSSNPPSQQDLDSNNRQMTIFYGGQAHVFDDVHPNKADIIMALAGSNGGSWSTTLAPKLNVTGIPSDQESAKEHHGKLYHSLISTSRGVGDIPTSTQAAVGDHRHGVAAKETREPVHSAEPNAEQYKES; this is translated from the exons ATGGCTCGTCAAGGCGCTTATTCCAATGCTGGCTACTGCAGCAATGGTGAGAAGAAGAGTACGAGCCAGGTTCAACAGTTGGGTAACGCGATCTTCCATGATTTTCTTGGCATTAGGACCAAAGATGCTTCCGTACTCTTGGCCGCGAAGACGCCGGATGTAAGCTTCTCGGAGGCATCGACGCCGCCGTCGGCTTTGGCTTCTTCTAGCGGTGGCCGTGGACTCCACTCCGCCGCCTCCGATCTTGCTTCTG AAAACCAGGTTGGAGATTACCTTGAAGGGGTTCCATTCTACAGTCCAAGGAATGATATATCCGGACCTGAAAATGGTAACCGAATAGCAGGGATTAAACGCAGTAATCCAGATTCTGCTTTCATGGGGTCATATAGAACCCAAATTCCTCAT ATACTACAAAATGGAGCTGGTGGAGATCGACCAAGATACAACGATAATGAGGCACTTTACAGTATGCAGCCACCAAGAATTGCTGCTTCTTCCGTCACACAACATTCTCTTGGTACTAGATTCAATCCGAGTATTTCCAAATGGGAGAGACCCATTTCGTCGAACATGAGTTCTGCACCGAATTCTCCACTCGGGAGTCAGTTTGTGCCTCGTGTTCATCAAGTAGCTTCCAATTTTTCCAGAGAATTTAATGTTGCTCCCTCCAGTATTTCTCAGTCTGCTGCTGATGAAGGATCTAGAACTGGGATGAAAAGCCCTGGAGTTTTAAATAACTTTAATGCTCGACATGATGGGAGACGCTCTTCTCAAATGTTGCTAGGTTGTGACAAGCAGAAGACCAATACTGAAGGTTTAGCATACAAATCTTCTAACCCTCCCAG TCAGCAGGATCTTGATTCAAACAACAGACAGATGACTATTTTCTATGGCGGTCAAGCTCATGTTTTTGATGATGTCCATCCAAACAAG GCTGATATTATCATGGCCTTAGCTGGATCAAATGGAGGCTCTTGGTCAACAACCTTAGCACCTAAATTAAATGTAACTGGGATACCTAGTGACCAGGAATCAGCTAAAGAGCATCATGGAAAGTTATATCATAGTTTGATATCCACCAGTCGAGGAGTTGGCGATATTCCTACCTCGACGCAAGCAG CTGTTGGTGATCATCGACACGGCGTTGCAGCGAAAGAGACCCGAGAACCTGTTCATTCAGCAGAGCCCAATGCTGAACAGTACAAGGAGAGTTAA
- the LOC120087253 gene encoding pentatricopeptide repeat-containing protein At5g11310, mitochondrial-like, giving the protein MLIQKPRLLVYGIFHAVEHNHRSKFRVSALQLSSLSAHSWLSTPGKPLIKWPSLPDEFGNPLQSDSAVISNPNPAIDPKLEASYAPNDLSTISGILSDHGVRPGAELEDALDRTGIVPSSSLLEAVFDHFDSSPKFLHSLFLWAAKKPGFCPSAVLFNRLINVLAKSREFDSTWSLIISRLRGDEKPSLVSVDVFVILIRRYARAGMLQPAIRTFEFACNLETISGTNSEGLFEILLDSLCKEGHVRVASEYFNRKREMDSSFGLSIRAYNILLNGWFRSRKLKHAERLWFEMKKNKISPTVVTYGTLIEGYCRMHRVERAIELVDEMRGEGIEPNAIIYNPIVDALGEAGRFKEALGMMERFMVLEQGPTISTYNSLVKGYCKTGDLSGASKILKSMISRGFTPTPTTYNYFFRFFSKHGKIEEGMNLYNKMIESGYAPDKLTYHLLLKMLCEEERLNLAVQVCNEMKARGFDMDLATSTMLIHLLCKMHKFEEAFTEFEHMIHRGIVPQYLTFFRLHDEFMKRGWTKMASKLQEMMSSVPHSEKLPDTYNQTPDSIRARRKSIMRKAEAMSEMLKVCKDPRELVKRRSPSENAVFSANRLMDDIKKKASL; this is encoded by the exons ATGCTCATTCAGAAACCTCGCCTTTTGGTATACGGAATCTTCCACGCCGTCGAGCACAATCATCGTTCTAAGTTTCGAGTTTCAGCTCTGCAACTCTCCTCTTTGTCTGCCCATTCATGGCTGTCCACGCCAGGAAAGCCCCTCATAAAGTGGCCTTCACTGCCTGACGAGTTCGGCAATCCGTTGCAATCGGATTCTGCCGTGATTTCAAACCCTAATCCTGCCATTGACCCGAAACTCGAAGCAAGTTATGCGCCGAATGACTTGTCTACCATTTCTGGCATCCTTTCCGATCACGGTGTCCGGCCCGGTGCAGAGCTCGAGGATGCTCTGGACCGGACTGGAATCGTGCCGAGTTCGAGTTTGTTGGAAGCTGTGTTCGATCATTTCGATTCGTCTCCCAAGTTCTTGCACTCGCTGTTTCTCTGGGCTGCGAAGAAACCCGGATTTTGTCCCTCTGCAGTATTATTCAACCGTCTGATCAACGTTCTTGCGAaatcgagggagtttgattcTACTTGGTCTTTGATTATTTCTCGTCTCCGTGGAGATGAAAAGCCCTCTTTGGTTTCGGTAGACGTCTTCGTGATATTGATCAGGCGGTATGCTCGTGCAG GCATGCTTCAACCTGCAATTCGAACTTTTGAATTTGCTTGCAACCTAGAAACAATTTCAGGGACCAACTCAGAGGGCTTGTTTGAGATTTTACTGGATTCACTCTGCAAAGAAGGTCATGTCAGGGTAGCTTCCGAGTATTTCAATAGGAAAAGGGAAATGGATTCAAGTTTTGGACTGTCAATTCGAGCATATAATATACTTTTAAATGGATGGTTTCGATCAAGAAAGCTCAAACATGCTGAGAGGCTCTGGTTTGAGATGAAGAAGAACAAAATATCTCCAACTGTTGTTACCTATGGCACCCTTATAGAAGGCTACTGTCGAATGCATCGTGTCGAAAGAGCCATTGAATTGGTGGATGAGATGAGGGGAGAAGGTATTGAGCCAAATGCAATCATATATAACCCAATAGTTGATGCACTTGGGGAAGCTGGGAGGTTTAAGGAGGCACTGGGAATGATGGAGCGGTTCATGGTTTTGGAACAAGGCCCTACTATCTCGACGTATAATTCTCTTGTCAAGGGGTATTGCAAGACAGGAGATCTTTCTGGGGCTAGCAAGATCCTTAAGTCGATGATAAGTAGAGGATTCACTCCAACCCCAACTACCTATAACTACTTCTTCAGATTCTTCTCGAAGCATGGTAAAATTGAGGAGGGTATGAACCTTTACAATAAAATGATTGAATCAGGATATGCGCCAGATAAACTTACATATCACCTGTTGCTGAAGATGTTATGTGAAGAGGAGAGATTAAACCTTGCAGTTCAAGTTTGCAATGAAATGAAGGCTAGAGGGTTTGACATGGACTTAGCTACAAGCACCATGTTAATTCATTTGCTTTGCAAGATGcataaatttgaagaagcttttACAGAATTTGAACACATGATTCATCGAGGAATTGTTCCTCAATATCTTACTTTCTTTAGATTGCATGATGAATTCATGAAACGTGGATGGACAAAAATGGCATCTAAGCTGCAAGAAATGATGTCTTCGGTTCCTCATTCAGAGAAGTTACCCGATACGTATAATCAAACTCCTGATTCTATCCGTGCTAGAAGAAAATCTATTATGCGTAAAGCCGAGGCAATGTCCGAAATGTTGAAGGTCTGTAAAGACCCTAGAGAGCTTGTCAAACGCAGAAGTCCATCCGAAAATGCTGTATTTAGTGCAAATAGGTTGATGGATGATATCAAAAAGAAAGCCAGCCTTTGA
- the LOC120084846 gene encoding uncharacterized protein LOC120084846 → MRDNRLDSIVNLHTKECTCNELDSLGIPCSHAIVAAKERNIPIHSLCSRFYTVDSLMTAYAEPINPLGHISEWKSPSGYVEKIILPLKFVPQAGRRRVRRIPSRGEFRRQMKCGRCGNYGHNCQNCTEPLTTVRSAENARDRDTNTPHLV, encoded by the coding sequence ATGCGAGACAATCGATTAGACAGTATTGTCAATCTTCACACGAAGGAATGTACGTGTAACGAATTGGACTCACTTGGTATCCCGTGTTCCCATGCAATTGTTGCtgccaaggaaagaaatataccCATCCACAGTCTTTGTAGTCGATTTTATACAGTGGATTCTCTAATGACTGCGTATGCAGAGCCTATAAATCCACTTGGccacatatctgaatggaaaAGTCCTTCTGGATACGTAGAAAAGATTATCCTTCCCCTGAAGTTTGTGCCACAAGCTGGGCGACGgagagtgagaagaataccATCCAGAGGAGAATTTCGCAGACAAATGAAATGTGGTCGGTGTGGGAATTATGGACATAACTGCCAAAATTGTACTGAACCGCTTACAACCGTGCGAAGTGCCGAAAATGCAAGAGACCGAGACACAAACACCCCTCATCTAGTTTAg